A DNA window from Macadamia integrifolia cultivar HAES 741 unplaced genomic scaffold, SCU_Mint_v3 scaffold2384, whole genome shotgun sequence contains the following coding sequences:
- the LOC122066422 gene encoding uncharacterized protein At3g28850-like: protein MGCASSKQSRCRHCGKNPSALSRSNSVPVHLPVPVSASVSVSAPVPVPKPAPGKCDGNQIVAFTSYTLGSLRLDSPLHNNQPDHYHCFTDGGIPLDNDDDHEGHFYYDCEKENRQRNNSGNHDSNKSKEEFSREIRLAKTWSDMIKEKIPKVVPKTPIRTPPGEPETINTWELMEDLEDSSSPFRLSDPADPNRCFSFHTLPDSIPSDPLNPKLEQGNGDETPIPQWLQISNSDPDPNAKPSLSDFDPEIISTFRKALEDISPTNTSLLRSPEPEKIASPINNRWLSILSSKTEETDKKKTSNGLMTSGCECPPGGEDKVVIYFTSLRGVRKTYEDCCNVRVIIKGLGVQVDERDVSMHYAFREELKELVGNGFRGGLPRVFVRERYIGGFDEIKQLHEDGGLEKLIQGCRKVDDGGGGGSDGSVCGVCEACGDIRFVPCGRCSGSCKIYYEGGEGEEEEEEEEEEEEFGFVRCPDCNENGIVRCPICC from the coding sequence ATGGGTTGTGCGAGTTCCAAGCAATCGAGATGCCGCCACTGCGGGAAGAACCCATCTGCTCTCTCTCGCAGCAATTCAGTACCGGTACACCTTCCCGTCCCTGTCTCCGCCTCCGTCTCTGTCTCCGCCCCTGTCCCAGTCCCCAAACCGGCGCCGGGCAAATGCGACGGCAATCAAATCGTCGCCTTCACCTCCTACACATTGGGTTCTCTTAGGCTTGATTCTCCTCTTCACAATAATCAACCTGACCATTATCACTGCTTCACCGATGGTGGTATCCCTCTTGACAATGACGACGACCATGAAGGGCACTTCTATTACGATTGCGAAAAAGAGAATAGGCAGAGAAATAATTCCGGCAACCATGACAGCAACAAGAGCAAGGAGGAATTCTCCAGGGAGATTCGATTGGCAAAGACGTGGTCGGACATGATCAAAGAGAAGATCCCCAAGGTCGTTCCCAAGACCCCAATTAGAACTCCGCCAGGCGAACCAGAGACCATCAATACGTGGGAATTAATGGAAGACCTAGAAGACAGCAGCAGCCCATTCCGCCTTTCCGATCCTGCCGACCCCAACCGCTGCTTCTCCTTTCACACCCTCCCCGATTCGATACCCTCCGACCCCTTAAATCCCAAATTAGAGCAGGGAAACGGCGACGAAACGCCCATTCCGCAATGGCTTCAGATTTCCAACAGCGATCCCGATCCCAATGCCAAGCCCAGTCTCTCAGATTTTGATCCGGAGATCATATCCACGTTCAGAAAGGCGCTGGAAGATATATCCCCGACGAACACCTCTCTTCTCCGGTCACCGGAACCCGAGAAGATTGCCTCGCCTATCAATAACCGGTGGTTGTCGATCCTATCTTCGAAGACAGAGGAgacggacaagaagaagacctCAAACGGTTTGATGACAAGTGGGTGTGAGTGCCCGCCAGGTGGAGAGGACAAGGTGGTGATTTACTTTACGAGCCTGAGAGGGGTGAGGAAGACGTACGAGGACTGCTGCAATGTAAGGGTGATCATTAAAGGGTTGGGCGTTCAAGTGGACGAGAGGGACGTTTCGATGCATTACGCGTTCAGGGAGGAGCTGAAGGAGTTAGTAGGAAATGGGTTCAGAGGTGGGTTGCCCAGGGTGTTCGTGAGGGAAAGGTACATTGGTGGTTTTGATGAGATAAAGCAGTTGCACGAAGACGGAGGTCTCGAGAAGCTTATCCAGGGCTGCCGAAAGGTGGATGATGGAGGTGGCGGCGGCAGCGATGGTAGTGTATGTGGGGTATGCGAGGCTTGTGGGGATATAAGGTTTGTGCCATGCGGGAGGTGCTCGGGGAGCTGTAAGATCTATTACGAAGGTggggaaggggaggaagaggaagaggaagaggaagaggaggaggaatttGGATTTGTACGGTGCCCAGATTGCAATGAGAATGGGATCGTTCGCTGCCCCATCTGTTGTTGA